The following are encoded together in the Halomonas halophila genome:
- a CDS encoding glutaredoxin family protein, which translates to MIHLTLYTTLGCHLCETLEAGLSRLAGVEVRLTRVEISEDEALLARFGERIPVLVDEAGAALEGAASPARLAEWLAARGWLDDSAWQAMQGEADAPSEPGGAVRRRGRRYLG; encoded by the coding sequence ATGATCCATCTGACGCTCTACACCACGCTCGGCTGCCATCTGTGCGAGACGCTGGAGGCTGGACTTTCGCGCCTGGCCGGCGTCGAGGTTCGCCTGACGCGGGTCGAGATCAGCGAGGACGAGGCGCTGCTGGCGCGCTTCGGTGAGCGCATTCCGGTGCTGGTGGACGAGGCAGGGGCGGCGCTGGAAGGCGCCGCCTCCCCGGCGCGGCTGGCCGAGTGGCTGGCTGCGCGGGGCTGGCTGGACGACAGCGCCTGGCAGGCGATGCAGGGAGAAGCCGATGCACCGTCGGAGCCGGGTGGCGCGGTCAGGCGCCGGGGGCGTCGCTATCTCGGATAG